Proteins encoded in a region of the Salvelinus sp. IW2-2015 linkage group LG27, ASM291031v2, whole genome shotgun sequence genome:
- the LOC111953501 gene encoding leukocyte elastase inhibitor isoform X2, which translates to MASVSVANTNFSLELFKKITEHNKTGNVFYSPLSIYSALAMVSLGARGNTATQMSESLHLHKATDNVHVGFNKLMSELNKKGAPYALSLANRLYGEQSYQFVQTFLGDTKKHYNAELEAVDFKSNAETARQNINAWVEKQTAEKIKNLLAEGVVDQLTRLVLVNAIYFKGNWEKKFKESSTSDALFKLNKNESKPVKMMHQKAKFPLTFIPEANCQILELPYVGNELSMLIMLPNEMEDDTTGLKKLEKELTYKNLVEWTRPDMMDTVEVQVGLPKFKLEESLDLKDLLVSMGMTDAFDHSKSDFSGMSPDDDLVLSKVIHKAFVEVNEEGTEAAAATAAIMMMRCTMRTPTFVADHPFLFFIRHNPTQSVLFYGRYCSP; encoded by the exons ATGGCATCAGTGTCTGTGGCCAACACCAATTTCTCTCTGGAGCTGTTCAAGAAGATCACAGAGCACAACAAAACAGGCAATGTCTTCTACTCCCCTCTCAGCATCTACTCTGCCCTGGCCATGGTGTCCCTGGGAGCCAGAGGTAACACTGCTACCCAGATGTCAGAG TCCCTGCACCTCCACAAAGCTACGGATAACGTCCATGTCGGCTTCAACAAACTCATGAGTGAACTGAACAAGAAGGGAGCCCCGTACGCACTGAGCCTGGCCAATCGCCTGTACGGCGAGCAGTCTTACCAGTTTGTTCAG ACTTTCCTCGGTGACACCAAGAAGCACTACAATGCCGAGCTGGAGGCTGTGGACTTCAAGTCCAATGCGGAGACTGCCAGACAGAACATTAACGCCTGGGTGGAGAAGCAGACCGCAG AGAAAATCAAGAACCTATTGGCGGAGGGGGTTGTCGACCAACTGACCAGACTAGTGTTGGTGAACGCCATCTACTTCAAGGGCAACTGGGAGAAGAAGTTCAAAGAGAGCAGCACCAGCGATGCCCTGTTCAAATTGAACAAG aatGAGAGTAAGCCAGTGAAAATGATGCATCAGAAGGCCAAGTTCCCCCTGACCTTCATCCCAGAGGCCAACTGCCAGATTCTGGAGCTGCCCTACGTAGGGAACGAACTGAGCATGCTCATCATGCTACCTAATGAGATGGAGGATGACACCACTGGTCTGAAGAAG ctAGAGAAGGAGCTGACTTACAAGAACCTTGTGGAGTGGACCAGGCCTGACATGATGGACACGGTGGAGGTTCAGGTGGGCCTGCCCAAGTTCAAGCTGGAGGAGAGCCTGGACCTGAAGGACTTGCTGGTCAGCATGGGCATGACGGACGCCTTCGACCACTCCAAAAGCGACTTCTCGGGCATGTCGCCCGACGACGACCTGGTGCTGTCCAAGGTGATTCACAAGGCCTTCGTGGAGGTCAACGAGGAGGGAACAGAGGCAGCGGCCGCCACGGCCGCCATCATGATGATGCGCTGTACCATGAGGACGCCCACATTTGTCGCCGACCACCCCTTCCTCTTCTTCATCCGCCACAACCCCACCCAGAGCGTTCTGTTCTACGGTCGCTACTGCTCCCCTTAG
- the LOC111953501 gene encoding leukocyte elastase inhibitor isoform X1 — translation MASVSVANTNFSLELFKKITEHNKTGNVFYSPLSIYSALAMVSLGARGNTATQMSEVLCFVKADKSKKADPGLLQQVQKPQLPLALKSLHLHKATDNVHVGFNKLMSELNKKGAPYALSLANRLYGEQSYQFVQTFLGDTKKHYNAELEAVDFKSNAETARQNINAWVEKQTAEKIKNLLAEGVVDQLTRLVLVNAIYFKGNWEKKFKESSTSDALFKLNKNESKPVKMMHQKAKFPLTFIPEANCQILELPYVGNELSMLIMLPNEMEDDTTGLKKLEKELTYKNLVEWTRPDMMDTVEVQVGLPKFKLEESLDLKDLLVSMGMTDAFDHSKSDFSGMSPDDDLVLSKVIHKAFVEVNEEGTEAAAATAAIMMMRCTMRTPTFVADHPFLFFIRHNPTQSVLFYGRYCSP, via the exons ATGGCATCAGTGTCTGTGGCCAACACCAATTTCTCTCTGGAGCTGTTCAAGAAGATCACAGAGCACAACAAAACAGGCAATGTCTTCTACTCCCCTCTCAGCATCTACTCTGCCCTGGCCATGGTGTCCCTGGGAGCCAGAGGTAACACTGCTACCCAGATGTCAGAG GTCCTCTGCTTTGTCAAAGCAGACAAATCTAAAAAGGCTGACCCAGGACTACTCCAGCAAGTACAAAAGCCCCAGCTTCCGCTGGCTCTGAAG TCCCTGCACCTCCACAAAGCTACGGATAACGTCCATGTCGGCTTCAACAAACTCATGAGTGAACTGAACAAGAAGGGAGCCCCGTACGCACTGAGCCTGGCCAATCGCCTGTACGGCGAGCAGTCTTACCAGTTTGTTCAG ACTTTCCTCGGTGACACCAAGAAGCACTACAATGCCGAGCTGGAGGCTGTGGACTTCAAGTCCAATGCGGAGACTGCCAGACAGAACATTAACGCCTGGGTGGAGAAGCAGACCGCAG AGAAAATCAAGAACCTATTGGCGGAGGGGGTTGTCGACCAACTGACCAGACTAGTGTTGGTGAACGCCATCTACTTCAAGGGCAACTGGGAGAAGAAGTTCAAAGAGAGCAGCACCAGCGATGCCCTGTTCAAATTGAACAAG aatGAGAGTAAGCCAGTGAAAATGATGCATCAGAAGGCCAAGTTCCCCCTGACCTTCATCCCAGAGGCCAACTGCCAGATTCTGGAGCTGCCCTACGTAGGGAACGAACTGAGCATGCTCATCATGCTACCTAATGAGATGGAGGATGACACCACTGGTCTGAAGAAG ctAGAGAAGGAGCTGACTTACAAGAACCTTGTGGAGTGGACCAGGCCTGACATGATGGACACGGTGGAGGTTCAGGTGGGCCTGCCCAAGTTCAAGCTGGAGGAGAGCCTGGACCTGAAGGACTTGCTGGTCAGCATGGGCATGACGGACGCCTTCGACCACTCCAAAAGCGACTTCTCGGGCATGTCGCCCGACGACGACCTGGTGCTGTCCAAGGTGATTCACAAGGCCTTCGTGGAGGTCAACGAGGAGGGAACAGAGGCAGCGGCCGCCACGGCCGCCATCATGATGATGCGCTGTACCATGAGGACGCCCACATTTGTCGCCGACCACCCCTTCCTCTTCTTCATCCGCCACAACCCCACCCAGAGCGTTCTGTTCTACGGTCGCTACTGCTCCCCTTAG
- the pigm gene encoding GPI mannosyltransferase 1, producing the protein MASIMESVLSKLMNKNVLFTVSFLVRLVLVSFGVYQDRTMVVKYTDVDYHVFTDASKFITQGQSPYHRSTYRYTPLLAWILTPNIYLSHVFGKLLFITCDVLSGHLIYLILRQRGLSCEAACRVCSLWLLNPLPAGVSSRGNAESVITALVLATLLCLELRQLPMAAILYGLAVHMKIYPVTYALPIALSLQRKENVQERRVGWWRRALGFLLRLLNKELFLFAGVAGVVFCGLTVLFYNMYGWDFLQETYLYHLTRRDIRHNFSPYFYMLYLTADSPWSLALGLAAFLPQALLLLLVSLAYHTDLALCCFLHTAIFVSFNKVCTSQYFLWYLCLFPLVLPRLTLSPKQGVELLALWFAGQGIWLAPAYYLEFEGYNTFLLIWLAGLIFLIINSFIMVQIITHYKPSDTMQRLKAE; encoded by the exons ATGGCTTCTATCATGGAAAGTGTCCTGTCCAAGCTTATgaataaaaatgtacttttcacTGTGTCGTTTCTCGTACGACTTGTTTTGGTCAGTTTTGGTGTCTATCAGGACAGAACTATGGTGGTGAAATACACTGATGTTGATTATCACGTGTTTACAGATGCGTCGAAGTTCATCACGCAG GGCCAGTCTCCATACCACAGATCCACCTACCGCTACACCCCTCTACTAGCATGGATCCTGACCCCTAACATCTACCTCAGCCATGTCTTCGGGAAGCTTCTCTTCATCACGTGCGACGTGCTCTCAGGCCACCTGATCTACCTTATCCTTCGCCAGCGGGGACTTAGCTGCGAGGCTGCCTGCCGGGTCTGCTCCCTGTGGCTACTCAACCCGTTACCGGCCGGTGTGTCCAGCCGAGGCAACGCCGAGTCCGTCATAACCGCCCTGGTTCTGGCCACACTGCTCTGCCTGGAGCTGCGGCAGCTCCCCATGGCAGCCATCTTGTACGGCCTGGCCGTCCACATGAAAATTTACCCGGTGACTTATGCCCTGCCTATTGCCCTATCCCTACAGAGAAAGGAGAATgtgcaggagaggagagtggggtggTGGAGGAGAGCTCTTGGGTTTCTCCTCAGGCTATTGAATAAGGAGCTGTTTCTGTTTGCCGGTGTGGCCGGAGTGGTGTTCTGTGGATTGACTGTCCTGTTTTATAACAT GTATGGCTGGGACTTCCTCCAGGAAACCTACTTGTACCACCTGACGCGGAGGGACATCCGCCACAACTTCTCCCCTTACTTCTACATGCTGTACCTGACTGCAGACAGCCCCTGGAGCCTGGCCCTGGGTCTGGCTGCCTTCCTGCCCCAGGCCCTGCTGCTGCTCCTTGTCTCCCTGGCATACCACACAGACCTGGCCCTCTGCTGCTTCCTCCACACCGCCATCTTTGTCTCCTTCAACAAAGTCTGCACCTCCCAG TACTTCTTGTGGTATCTGTGTCTGTTTCCTCTCGTCCTACCTCGACTGACCCTGTCACCAAAACAAGGAGTAGAACTCCTGGCTCTCTGGTTCGCTGGACAG GGTATATGGTTGGCCCCTGCGTACTACCTGGAGTTTGAGGGATACAACACCTTTCTGCTCATTTGGCTGGCTGGACTGATATTCTTGATCATTAACTCATTCATTATGGTACAGATTATAACCCATTACAAACCATCAGACACTATGCAGAGATTGAAAGCAGAGTGA